A window from Solanum stenotomum isolate F172 chromosome 5, ASM1918654v1, whole genome shotgun sequence encodes these proteins:
- the LOC125864054 gene encoding B3 domain-containing protein Os02g0598200-like, with protein MEECKKDRLLINGKKVVSFFKVMIAETFLEVLFFPPKFARSVPHLTDREVYLEDSRGRRWMATVCNYNGSLAIRQGWDKFSAEHDLKVGEFLLFHYVPDDRHFIVQIFGTSGCEKTNFGSDIGQAKQNERTYQETTTPLLDPKEASQSATLLRSDSASVAVSLAI; from the exons ATGGAAGAGTGCAAGAAGGACCGCTTGTTGATTAATGGAAAGAAAgttgtttctttctttaaagTAATGATTGCAGAAACTTTCCTGGAAGTTCTG TTTTTTCCTCCAAAGTTTGCTCGTTCAGTTCCACACCTAACTGATCGGGAGGTTTATTTGGAGGACTCACGTGGACGACGATGGATGGCAACAGTGTGCAACTATAATGGTTCACTTGCTATTCGACAGGGATGGGACAAATTTTCAGCTGAGCATGATCTAAAAGTGGGTGAATTTTTGCTTTTCCATTATGTTCCGGATGATCGCCACTTCATTGTTCAAATATTCGGAACAAGTGGTTGTGAAAAGACCAATTTTGGCAGTGACATTGGCCAAGCAAAACAAAATGAAAGGACTTATCAGGAAACAACAACCCCCTTGCTGGATCCAAAAGAAGCATCTCAATCTG ctactcttcttCGCTCAGACTCTGCCAGTGTTGCTgtaagtttagctatttga